One window of the Labilibaculum sp. genome contains the following:
- a CDS encoding MFS transporter has product MTLKSDKVSVVEKIGYSLGDLAANLIFQTLMTFLAFFYTDVYKIPAGTASVIIFSGGMIGACFNPIMGVIADRTKTRWGKFRPWILWTSIPFGLMALLAFSTPQFGPGGKIAYAFITYILLVLLYSANNLPYSALSGVLTGNMAERNSISSYRFTAVMVAQFIVQGLLLPLVLIFGDGDKAKGFENVMGVFALVGIVFFIITFLTTKERVVSTQTETTSVKQDVKDLMKNRPWIVMLVVTVFVFITLSLKGGMYVFYFENYLSEQHLAVFLNDIGFNAFISGLNNLLSNMGFVGFLWPEDVATSGFSLFNAGGIIFMIIGIMFSKGLADKYGKRDVFGVSLFLATLCLLLFYFYSPESIALVFISQLLHGFFYGITTPLLWAMIADVADYSECKNNRRATAIIFSAMIFGLKAGLSVGGALVAGILASYGYNHLLDVQSPETINGIKLSLSVFPTITFFIAIGCLFFYKIDKKKEVEIEDELSKRRGLMTDFKRS; this is encoded by the coding sequence ATGACATTAAAATCAGATAAAGTATCGGTAGTTGAAAAGATTGGCTACAGCTTAGGCGACCTTGCGGCTAACCTCATTTTTCAAACGTTGATGACGTTTTTAGCCTTCTTTTATACCGATGTGTATAAGATTCCGGCAGGAACAGCCTCCGTAATTATTTTTTCGGGAGGTATGATTGGAGCATGCTTTAACCCGATAATGGGTGTTATTGCTGATCGTACCAAAACAAGGTGGGGGAAATTTCGTCCATGGATTCTTTGGACATCAATCCCTTTTGGGCTAATGGCCTTATTGGCTTTTAGTACGCCGCAGTTTGGTCCGGGAGGTAAAATTGCATACGCATTTATTACTTATATCTTATTAGTACTACTTTATAGTGCCAATAACTTACCTTACTCGGCTCTGAGTGGCGTTTTAACCGGAAATATGGCAGAACGCAACAGTATTTCATCATATCGTTTTACTGCAGTAATGGTAGCTCAATTCATAGTTCAAGGTTTATTATTGCCATTGGTGTTAATATTTGGTGACGGCGATAAGGCAAAAGGCTTTGAAAATGTAATGGGAGTTTTTGCACTTGTTGGTATTGTCTTTTTTATCATCACTTTCTTAACAACAAAGGAACGTGTGGTTTCGACTCAAACAGAAACAACATCGGTAAAACAAGATGTTAAAGATTTGATGAAAAACAGGCCGTGGATTGTAATGCTTGTTGTTACTGTATTCGTATTTATTACGCTGTCGCTGAAAGGCGGTATGTATGTGTTTTATTTCGAGAATTATTTAAGTGAACAACATTTAGCAGTTTTTTTAAATGATATTGGCTTTAATGCTTTTATTAGTGGTTTAAATAATCTTTTGTCAAATATGGGCTTTGTGGGCTTCTTGTGGCCCGAAGATGTTGCAACATCAGGTTTTAGTCTTTTTAATGCCGGAGGAATCATTTTCATGATTATTGGGATTATGTTTTCAAAGGGGCTGGCCGATAAATATGGCAAAAGAGATGTATTTGGAGTGAGTCTTTTTCTTGCCACTTTATGTTTGCTTTTATTTTACTTTTATTCTCCGGAATCTATAGCTTTGGTATTTATAAGTCAGTTGTTGCATGGTTTCTTTTATGGAATTACCACACCTCTGTTGTGGGCAATGATTGCCGATGTTGCAGATTATTCCGAATGTAAAAATAACCGTAGGGCAACTGCAATTATTTTTTCAGCAATGATATTTGGTTTAAAAGCAGGTTTGAGCGTTGGTGGAGCTTTAGTAGCGGGAATTTTAGCAAGTTATGGGTATAATCATCTGCTGGATGTTCAAAGTCCTGAAACAATTAATGGTATAAAACTTTCTTTAAGCGTATTTCCAACTATTACATTTTTTATTGCAATAGGATGTTTATTCTTCTACAAGATTGATAAAAAGAAGGAAGTAGAGATTGAAGATGAATTGAGCAAAAGACGAGGATTAATGACTGATTTTAAGCGTTCCTAG
- a CDS encoding endo-1,4-beta-xylanase produces MNRFKKIYNPGFLAFLLLGVLCSCSKTEVKPVSLKLAVGDRFYIGTALNSAQIVGADTPAIKIIKQHFNAVVAENVMKSEVVQPVEGEFDFDMADKFVRFGLDNKLFITGHTLIWHSQAPDWLFVDKQGNDVSRDVLIERMRSHIHTVVGRYKGIIKGWDVVNEAILDDGTWRKSKFYEIIGADFVKLAFEFAHEADPEAELYYNDYSMAKKGKREGVVAMVKSLQEQGIRIDGIGMQGHISMDDPTIEDFEKSIVAFSELGVQVMVTELDLTVLPMPNMNAGADIALNFEFKKELNPYANGLPDSISTKMTERYQDFFRLFYKHSNKISRVTLWGVSDAQSWRNYWPVNGRTDYPLLFDREYKAKPIVEKIINEDL; encoded by the coding sequence ATGAATCGATTTAAAAAAATATACAACCCCGGTTTTTTGGCGTTTTTACTGCTTGGAGTATTGTGCAGTTGTTCAAAAACAGAAGTAAAGCCAGTATCATTGAAATTGGCTGTTGGCGATAGGTTTTATATAGGTACAGCATTAAATAGTGCCCAAATAGTTGGTGCTGACACCCCTGCCATAAAAATCATAAAACAACATTTTAATGCTGTTGTAGCTGAAAATGTGATGAAAAGTGAAGTTGTTCAACCTGTTGAAGGGGAGTTTGATTTTGATATGGCGGATAAATTTGTCAGGTTTGGGCTTGATAACAAGCTATTTATAACGGGGCATACTCTAATTTGGCATTCTCAGGCACCAGATTGGCTTTTCGTAGATAAGCAAGGAAATGATGTTTCGAGAGATGTTCTTATTGAAAGAATGAGAAGTCATATACACACAGTGGTAGGTCGTTATAAAGGAATTATAAAAGGCTGGGATGTTGTAAATGAAGCTATTTTGGATGATGGAACCTGGCGCAAAAGCAAATTTTATGAAATAATTGGTGCAGACTTTGTTAAGCTGGCATTTGAATTTGCGCATGAAGCCGACCCGGAAGCTGAGCTTTACTACAATGATTACTCGATGGCGAAAAAGGGGAAAAGAGAAGGGGTTGTGGCTATGGTGAAATCATTGCAGGAACAAGGAATAAGAATTGATGGTATTGGCATGCAGGGGCACATCTCAATGGATGATCCTACGATTGAGGATTTTGAGAAAAGCATAGTGGCTTTTTCTGAATTGGGTGTTCAAGTGATGGTTACGGAGCTGGATTTGACTGTTCTTCCTATGCCAAATATGAATGCTGGAGCCGATATAGCTTTAAATTTTGAATTTAAGAAAGAGTTAAACCCATACGCCAATGGACTTCCTGATTCGATTAGTACAAAAATGACAGAGCGTTATCAGGATTTTTTCAGATTGTTTTATAAACATAGCAATAAAATTAGCCGTGTTACCCTTTGGGGAGTTAGTGATGCTCAGTCATGGCGCAATTATTGGCCTGTTAACGGACGTACAGATTATCCTCTTTTGTTTGACAGAGAGTATAAAGCAAAACCAATTGTTGAAAAAATAATTAACGAAGATCTGTAA
- a CDS encoding glycoside hydrolase family 43 protein, which translates to MKNPRYLVDGLYTADPSAHVFNGKLYIYPSHDIESGIPENDNGDHFDMRDYHVFSMDDIDGEVTDHGVVLDVQDVPWAGRQMWDTDVAHKNGKYYLYFPVKDKTDIFRIGVAVSDKPEGPFVPEKHPIIGSYSIDPAVFEDEDGQHYMYFGGLWGGQLQRYRNNKAQECGSEPADDESSLPARVVKMSDDLLEFSEEPKSLVILDENGEPLKAGDHDRRFFEASWMHKYNGKYYFSYSTGNTHLLCYAVGDSPYGPFTYKGVILTPVVGWTTHHSICEFKGKWYLFHHDSKPSGGKTWLRSMKVTELEYNEDGSIKTIDGMAD; encoded by the coding sequence ATGAAGAACCCAAGGTATTTAGTTGATGGTTTATATACCGCAGATCCATCAGCACACGTATTTAACGGCAAGCTATATATTTATCCATCTCACGATATCGAATCTGGTATACCTGAAAATGATAATGGCGATCATTTTGATATGCGAGATTACCATGTGTTTTCAATGGATGATATAGATGGTGAAGTAACTGATCATGGAGTTGTTTTGGATGTGCAGGATGTGCCTTGGGCCGGTCGTCAAATGTGGGATACTGATGTTGCTCATAAGAACGGTAAGTATTATTTGTATTTTCCGGTAAAAGATAAAACAGATATTTTCCGCATCGGTGTTGCAGTAAGTGATAAGCCTGAAGGGCCTTTTGTTCCTGAAAAGCACCCTATTATTGGAAGTTATAGCATCGATCCTGCCGTTTTTGAAGATGAGGATGGTCAGCATTATATGTATTTTGGTGGTCTTTGGGGAGGACAGTTGCAACGTTACCGAAACAATAAAGCACAGGAGTGTGGTTCCGAACCTGCCGATGATGAGTCTTCATTACCGGCTCGGGTTGTAAAAATGTCAGATGATCTGTTGGAATTTTCCGAAGAACCTAAAAGCCTTGTTATTTTAGATGAAAATGGAGAGCCTTTAAAAGCTGGAGATCATGATCGCCGCTTCTTCGAAGCATCGTGGATGCATAAGTACAATGGCAAATATTATTTTTCTTACTCAACCGGAAATACTCATTTGCTTTGTTATGCTGTTGGAGATTCACCTTATGGCCCTTTTACTTACAAGGGAGTAATCCTTACACCTGTAGTAGGCTGGACTACACACCATTCTATTTGCGAATTTAAGGGGAAATGGTACCTGTTTCATCACGATTCCAAGCCATCAGGAGGAAAAACATGGCTTCGCAGCATGAAAGTTACAGAGTTGGAATACAATGAAGATGGTTCTATTAAAACAATTGATGGAATGGCCGATTAG